In Cryptomeria japonica unplaced genomic scaffold, Sugi_1.0 HiC_scaffold_62, whole genome shotgun sequence, the genomic window GGTAGTAACTcaatacaaattttttattttttatttttttaggtcgATGGAACTATTGTTGCCCCAGAAAATCCGAGCAGCTGGAAGAGCACATATGTGTGGTTGTTGTTCGAGCATCTTCAAAAATTTACATTGACAGGGAAGGGCACTATTGACGGAAAAGGAAGTAATTGGTGGGGTAAACAGAAAAGTAGACCAACGGTTAGTAACCATTTACACTGCTGAACTTCTCTCTGTGTTTCTAGTTTTTGATACAGAATATACCTAAAATTTTAGCTAAACCTGCACATTAAGGATCTAGCTGGAAAAAAAAAACAGAACTCGCAGATGAAAgaagaagattaaaaaaaaataaaaaatagtaaaaacagTTAGCTGACAATAAAACAAGAAACAGCAGTTTTTCAATACACGGGAATAAAACAGAAAGCAGCATCATCCATAAAGCATGGATAAAAATAGGTCCGTAAACCATGGGAAAAAACTACTTACATGCGCTAAAAATATAGATGCATATCATATGACTTTCTTTTTTCCACAGGCCATTCAATTCAATGACGTGAAAGGGAGTGCACTGAGTGGACTGAAGGTGACAAACAGTCCTCAATTTCATGTCACATTGACAAATTGTGACAGTGTCCAGATCGTGGGTATTACAATTCAGGCACCAGAAAGCAGCCCAAACACTGATGGAATTGATACGTTCGAATCCACAAACATAGTCATAAAAGATTCCACTATTGGAACAGGTAAAGGAATGAGGAATGTGGCAAATATTTTCATTTTAagattttgttttaaataaaacagTTTGAATTTCCAAGGGTGAATTGTCTTACTGATAAATATTTTGGATCATAAATATTTTGGATTATATTTCATGATTCATCAGTAACATTGTTTGATTATTAAATTACACTCTATGATACATCAATGATGTTATTTGATTACAAGTTAAAAAAACTGATAAAAGAAAATGTATGTCAGTATTATAATTAAACAAATTCATATCATAGATTAATTATGATCTGAGATGTTTTCTTTTAttcttaaatataatattaaatagcAGAGATTATATGTGAATAGAGACATATGAGTACATGGAAGTTTGATGACTGCAGGAGATGACTGTGTGGGGATAGGTGATGGGTCTTCAAATATTAACATCAATGATATCACATGCGGTCCAGGTCATGGAATAAGGTGATTAACGCTCTAAATAAACACAAATCCCTTAACAGCTAATAATAATTTATGTCTGTCTAAATATGTTAGGCATGAGAAATTCTTTATATTATTTGTATGATTTTGCAGCATTGGAAGTCTTGGAAGAGGAAACACGAAAGCAGATGTCCATTCCATTCACGTGAACGGCGCCAAGTTGACATCAACAACGAATGGATTAAGAATCAAGACATGGCCTGTATAATAATTATTTCAATAATCTCAAATTAAATCATTGCtgttttaaaaataacaaaaaaaaaaaatacttttgtATGCTGAGGATAGATGAAATATAGAATTGCAATAAATGAGAACTACAAGaatcattgtatttatttttattttcatgggaTTTTCAAAAGATTACACTATTTTAAATGTTCATTGACAAACTGTCAATGATATAACAGGGGGGTTCTGGCGTGGCAAGTGATATAACATATGAAAATGTTCAGATGGAAGACGTAAGCAACCCAATAATAATTAACCAATTCTACTGTGACACAGGTGACACTGGGTCTGGTTGCAAGTCTCAGGTAGACATTTGATCTAAATCCTTAATTAAACTCAGTTTTTGCTTTCAATACAACTGAGATCTGATTCGGAGTTCACCTTTTCATTTGATGTAGGGTTCTGCTGTGAAAATCAGTAATGTAGAATACAGTAATATCAGGGGCACATCAGCAACTGAAGATGGAATCACATTGTCGTGCAGCCAAAGCGGATCTTGCACGGGCATAACAATGGAGAATATAGATTTGGTAACTGGCTCAGGGGCCCAAGTCGCTTGTAATGCCCAAAACGTACAGGGTGGAAATTCGATTCCTTCACGTTGTCTAGTTAACAATGGCCAATGATATAACAGAGCTGTGAAGCTATCTCTAATGCAGTAACCTCTTTCTTAAATCCCTGAAAAATAATGTAGTCTTCAGAATAGTTAGCAATTAACAAGTTGGATCTCAGCTGATGGAAAAAGCCATTGGTTTTAATATTTTTCTTGCCATTTCTTTTCCAAAGATAATGGAAATGGGAATGTACCTAAATTTTGCTAGTTAAACTTAAATGTTCGAGTACACTCATTTCCATGGCAAATCTTAATTTAAAAATAATGAAATTTATTTCGCAATTTTTTTCACATTATTAAAAAGTTCTCTGAGAGAATTATTGATTGATATATAAAAACAAGACAACCTTTTTGGGAAGCATCAATTTGTTCTAAAAATTAAAAGAATTGGATTTAACAAATTCTTCGTACGGGAAAGTAACTGTTTACTTGGGAAAATTTGTCATTATTTGACTCATCAATCAAACTCTGTGGGTTAGAAACATTCTTTGAAGGGTAGAAAGAAAGCTAAATTGCCGCAAACagtaagaaataacaaaacataaaaAGAAGTGACGGTTTATATTAATGCCCTTTGCCAAAGCAAAGCTGTCAGTGCTCTCTTTTTCATTATACATTCATAAGAACATAAGAACAGAGTATTGATGTCTTGTTCAAAAAAGAGAGTATTTTCATTGCATTCCCATTCAAAACAAAGTTTTATCCAAGGCTGCAGGAGAAGCTTCCAGAAAACGGGCCAAAAAATGGACAATTCTAGGTTCATCGAAGAGTgtaaaaaaagaaataaatgtGATGTTTGGAGTAGAAGAACTAAATGTAGCAAGGGAGATAAAATGTGCATAGGTGGAAgtccacatatgccaacaatctcccttaatcTTCAATGTCGTTTATATCTGCAATACCAATTTCTTTCCAACGATGCACAAAAACATTCTTGTGAAAATATCCGCTAATTGTTCTTCTGACCTGCAAAACCAAAGATATATGTCAACATTGTTCATCAATTCCAAAATATAATGATATCTTGTATCAATATGCTTTAAAGTCAATTGAGAGATTTTTTTATAACCAGCATGATAATATAATACTTATTTATGTGAAACACTTTAACATTGAGTTAAAtgacaatctaaaacatcattaaGAACTCtttcaatttatatttttaaaatagttttgcacTATTATTTTGTTAGAAACCATGATTCATATTTTTCCCTTATTCATTTTCACTCATTGGATTTAGAATTTTATACTACCCAATAAAGTCAAACTCAAAATCCTACCATGCTTTATGTTATCTAGTTTATATAAACCTTTATGGGGTATTTTAACTTTATTATAATTTCTTTGGGATGATTTTCATGtcaataaaattataatttatattttgtcTATTGTTATGAAGAGGTATATATCTTTGTTATGATTTTAAAGAAAATACGAAAATTCAAATATATAATAAATGCTTGTTTGAATGTATGATTTACACGAATTCACTTGGATTTTATGAGTaaatttattctatatatatatatatatatatatatagtataatacatagaattttttattttaatttttcatcgTAAGAGTTTCACTTAATCTGCCTAAAATTAATTCACACAAATTTTTAGGGTGACTTATCAACTAGAGAACTATAGAACTCATTTTCAAAAACTATACTCTTAAAGTCATCACTAGAAAGTGGTATATCATTCCATTGAATGCTACTTTCAAGAATATTATCCAGTATATACATATTTTCATTGTAGTAAATCACTCCACTTAATGTTAATTTCAAGAATACTATCCAATATAAAGATATTTTTATTGTATGTTTATCACTCTTGATAGTCAACCTAAAACAAATATTGTTTATACACTATTATTTCCTTTATAATTTCTTATATATTTAGAAACTTTTGAAATAAATCTAATCATctctttaaaaagaaaaaaaaaagtgaattcTTATGACAAACTAAATTGGAACTTCATTATATTTAGCTCTATGGTCTTTGATTTGGGATCACATATGTTTGAAGAGATTGAGCTaattaataattggaaatgtctcaTTTGATTCTTTTGTCTTTTACCTTAACAGAGTGTTTTTGTCTTTATTTTAAGTTTATGTgatcaattatttatattttttctctATGCTAGCCTTTCTTGGAAACACTTTTTCTTTAGATCAGTTATGAATTACTTTCAAAATTTATAATTCTTGTTTGTAATTTGAGTCCTATACACTTATTTTTTCTGTAACATCTTTTATCTAAATATTGGTTGAAGAGGTGCATACACGTTACTTGGTTATCTTTAAGCATATGGTACAACATCAATTGAATTCTCTAATATTGATGTTAGTCAAAACATTTCTAAATATTGATAGTTTtaacaatatcatcaacaagtgCTATATTACTCTCTTGAATGTTATTTGGaagaatatttttgaatttttagaccTCTAGATCATGTGTATCTTACTTTTGAATCAACGAACTAAACATACACTaatattttcttgataatattatctatttaatattatttagaattaattt contains:
- the LOC131863420 gene encoding polygalacturonase-like, encoding MRSMARPGQNLHVKNLVFVVLYLIIMAVEAQLIRSTNRYLRASTISLAATQGNNGRSFDVQNYGAVGDGEHDDTEAFTRAWNDACKASSATLNVPGGKAFLVNNLNFQGPCQPGFTLQVDGTIVAPENPSSWKSTYVWLLFEHLQKFTLTGKGTIDGKGSNWWGKQKSRPTAIQFNDVKGSALSGLKVTNSPQFHVTLTNCDSVQIVGITIQAPESSPNTDGIDTFESTNIVIKDSTIGTGDDCVGIGDGSSNININDITCGPGHGISIGSLGRGNTKADVHSIHVNGAKLTSTTNGLRIKTWPGGSGVASDITYENVQMEDVSNPIIINQFYCDTGDTGSGCKSQGSAVKISNVEYSNIRGTSATEDGITLSCSQSGSCTGITMENIDLVTGSGAQVACNAQNVQGGNSIPSRCLVNNGQ